One genomic region from Bacillus sp. SLBN-46 encodes:
- a CDS encoding amino acid ABC transporter ATP-binding protein, which produces MIQVKKLKKSFGSNEVLKDINVTVKPQEVVVVIGPSGSGKSTFLRCLNMLETITGGHVCIEGVDLTDKQTDINKVRTEVGMVFQQFNLFPHKKVIENIMLAPMKVRNVPAEKAREKGLELLRKVGLEDKAEAYPDSLSGGQKQRVAIARALAMEPKIMLFDEPTSALDPEMVGEVLEVMKQLAKEGMTMVVVTHEMGFAKEVGDRVIFMDGGLIVEENVPIELFEHPKEERTKAFLSKVL; this is translated from the coding sequence ATGATACAGGTAAAAAAGTTAAAAAAATCCTTTGGATCGAATGAGGTGCTAAAAGATATCAATGTGACCGTCAAGCCGCAAGAGGTAGTAGTTGTCATCGGTCCATCTGGTTCAGGAAAATCCACTTTCCTTCGTTGTCTAAATATGCTTGAGACCATCACGGGCGGCCATGTATGTATTGAAGGTGTTGACTTAACGGACAAGCAAACGGATATTAATAAAGTCCGAACCGAAGTGGGAATGGTGTTTCAGCAATTCAATCTTTTTCCGCATAAAAAGGTGATTGAAAATATTATGCTTGCCCCTATGAAGGTAAGGAATGTGCCAGCAGAAAAGGCAAGGGAAAAAGGATTAGAGCTTTTACGGAAAGTAGGATTAGAAGACAAGGCCGAGGCCTATCCTGATTCTTTATCCGGCGGGCAAAAGCAACGGGTTGCGATAGCAAGGGCACTCGCAATGGAGCCGAAAATCATGCTGTTTGATGAACCAACTTCTGCCCTCGATCCAGAAATGGTCGGTGAGGTACTAGAGGTAATGAAGCAGCTGGCTAAAGAAGGGATGACAATGGTCGTGGTCACCCATGAAATGGGCTTTGCTAAAGAAGTGGGCGATCGCGTGATCTTCATGGACGGCGGCTTAATTGTTGAAGAAAATGTCCCAATTGAATTATTCGAACATCCAAAGGAAGAACGGACAAAAGCATTTTTAAGTAAGGTTTTATAA
- a CDS encoding amino acid ABC transporter permease — MDFRWDIIVEYAPLLLKGTLLTIGFSVASILIGTFLGLFIGLGKMSQKRLYALPFSWYINFFRGTPLMVQILLIHFAVVPAFIGTTNAIVAAILALSLNSAAYVAEIFRAGIQSIDKGQMEAARSLGMTHGQAMRFVILPQAFKRMIPPLGNEFIVLIKDSSLAALIAAPELMYWGRAMQGQYMRPWEPYLSAAVIYLVLTLTLNYLLNRLERRFATE; from the coding sequence ATGGATTTTAGGTGGGATATAATTGTTGAATATGCACCCTTACTTTTAAAGGGAACATTATTAACCATAGGCTTTTCAGTCGCCAGTATTTTGATTGGTACATTCCTTGGCTTATTTATAGGTTTAGGAAAAATGTCGCAAAAAAGGCTTTATGCACTGCCTTTTAGCTGGTACATTAACTTTTTCCGTGGTACCCCGTTAATGGTGCAAATTTTATTAATCCATTTTGCGGTTGTCCCTGCATTTATAGGTACAACCAATGCAATTGTAGCAGCGATATTAGCTCTTTCATTAAATTCAGCTGCATATGTGGCTGAAATATTCCGTGCTGGAATTCAATCCATTGATAAAGGTCAGATGGAGGCGGCTCGTTCACTTGGGATGACACATGGACAAGCTATGCGATTTGTTATTTTACCCCAAGCCTTCAAGAGAATGATTCCTCCGCTTGGGAATGAGTTTATCGTATTAATTAAAGATTCTTCGCTTGCAGCATTAATTGCTGCTCCTGAGTTGATGTACTGGGGTCGGGCAATGCAAGGCCAATACATGCGTCCATGGGAGCCGTACCTATCTGCAGCAGTAATTTATCTAGTGCTAACCTTAACTTTAAACTATCTATTAAATCGTCTTGAAAGGAGGTTTGCAACAGAATGA
- a CDS encoding basic amino acid ABC transporter substrate-binding protein encodes MKKLKLVSTVFMVAFLLILSACGTSKTGGDGEKTLRVVTDAAYAPFEYQDKDKIVGFDVDFVNAVAKEAGYDVKIEHVGWDPIFVEIEKKTADFAVSAITITPERQESYDFTVPYFLSKNEILVPKGSPIKSAKDLEGKKIAVQNGTTGQEVVENLFGKNNSNLKKFENNNLAILELKNGGVDAVVADNSVVETYVKNNPKDNFEFIEDDGAFENEFYGLLLPKGSKLKGDLDKAVKKVIDNGTYAKIYKKWFDVEPDTNVLKDQQ; translated from the coding sequence ATGAAGAAATTAAAATTAGTTTCAACAGTTTTCATGGTGGCATTTCTCTTAATTCTATCAGCCTGTGGGACAAGTAAAACAGGAGGCGACGGTGAAAAAACATTAAGAGTGGTTACCGATGCAGCTTATGCACCTTTTGAATACCAGGATAAAGATAAAATCGTGGGTTTCGATGTTGACTTTGTTAATGCAGTAGCAAAAGAAGCAGGTTATGATGTAAAGATTGAGCATGTTGGCTGGGATCCAATCTTTGTTGAAATTGAAAAGAAGACAGCGGATTTTGCTGTTTCCGCGATTACAATTACACCAGAACGACAAGAATCCTATGACTTTACAGTTCCTTACTTCTTATCAAAGAATGAGATTCTTGTACCGAAAGGAAGCCCTATCAAGAGTGCAAAGGATTTAGAGGGTAAAAAGATAGCTGTACAAAATGGAACAACAGGACAGGAAGTTGTGGAAAATCTTTTTGGTAAAAATAATTCTAATCTAAAAAAGTTTGAAAACAACAATCTAGCAATCCTTGAGCTGAAAAATGGTGGAGTAGACGCAGTTGTTGCCGATAATTCAGTTGTAGAAACATACGTAAAAAATAATCCAAAGGATAATTTTGAATTCATTGAAGACGATGGGGCATTTGAAAATGAATTCTATGGTTTGCTATTACCAAAGGGTAGTAAGCTAAAAGGCGATTTAGATAAGGCAGTTAAAAAAGTAATTGATAATGGAACCTATGCAAAAATCTATAAGAAGTGGTTTGATGTGGAACCTGATACCAACGTTTTAAAGGATCAACAATAG
- a CDS encoding MerR family transcriptional regulator, translating into MGKDLSYKDKKVITIGIVRDLTGLSERQIRYYEERKLIFPERSAGGSRKFSFSDVELLMEIANKIEDGIQTHEIRKEMLREQKKINQDAIRRKMIQGQLNAQFGIRKN; encoded by the coding sequence ATGGGAAAAGATTTATCATATAAAGATAAGAAGGTAATCACAATTGGAATCGTTAGAGATCTAACCGGTCTTTCTGAAAGACAAATAAGATATTACGAAGAGCGGAAACTTATTTTTCCTGAAAGATCAGCGGGCGGCAGCCGAAAATTCTCTTTTTCCGATGTGGAATTACTGATGGAAATCGCCAATAAAATCGAAGACGGTATCCAAACACACGAAATAAGAAAAGAAATGCTTCGCGAGCAAAAGAAGATCAACCAGGATGCTATTCGCCGGAAGATGATTCAAGGACAGTTGAATGCTCAATTTGGCATTCGGAAAAATTAA